Proteins from one Scleropages formosus chromosome 14, fSclFor1.1, whole genome shotgun sequence genomic window:
- the LOC108931952 gene encoding POU domain, class 2, transcription factor 1-like isoform X1 produces the protein MRTVSKACTCWRAITNMCRTPACAEGRMSSPSEKPESITGNGGGDTATLVNGLDNQRQGVQTTGVVANASAQCKPADTANGTGGSQQGALPQNQLLLAGGQIAGLALNPTQQQLLLQQAQAQLLAAAMQHSAGQQSSTTGAALSASAATPITQVPLSQPVQITPELLQQQNLNLQQFVLLQSGQPVSTQLQPAQFIISPATSRHQGVLQVPTLLTQLPQSEAKGSHPQPSVAPTAQQATSTLTVAAMPIQPRPLVVSKPLDTPTLEDPSDLEELELFAKSFKQRRIKLGFTQGDVGLEMGKLYGNDFSQTTISRFEALNLSFKNMCKLKPLLEKWLHDAENLSSERSPGVLGSPALGVEGLNRRRKKRTSIESNMRVALEKSFRENQKPTSEDIAVIASQLNMEREVVRVWFCNRRQKEKRINPSGSCSADSSPLREGIPPCSPPSVSENPAPPPTSAVSFGSAPIDTTRSAMTANATSVISARTPGVTAVALSTSPAGAGRSGDTPPSTKAPLTSAATVGRGHLMATVPSLSASLQSSGLATMAPASGLGSALIGATQFPAGGTLLAVAPSGLMGGGTLATIQALASSSSLPITSLDPGGNLMLSSTPAALPSLLPAPLLLGPQNLSLLTGSLVSAGGAMGGAITLQVTPHSTTTGASVPSSSAVVTASRTQ, from the exons ATGCGCACTGTTAGCAAGGCGTGCACATGCTGGAGAGCAATAACCAACATGTGTAGGACTCCAGCCTGCGCAG AGGGTAGAATGAGCAGTCCATCAGAAAAACCAGAGAGCATCACAGGAAACGGAGGCGGAGACACAG CAACCCTGGTAAATGGACTGGACAATCAGAGGCAGGGTGTGCAGACCACAGGGGTCGTCGCCAACGCATCTGCACAG TGTAAACCAGCAGACACAGCAAATGGTACAGGCGGCAGCCAACAGGGAGCTCTCCCCCAGAATCAGCTCCTGTTGGCTGGAGGACAGATTGCTGGA CTGGCTCTAAACCCCACACAACAGCAGCTGCTTCTCCAGCAGGCCCAGGCTCAGCTCTTGGCCGCAGCCATGCAGCACTCGGCCGgccagcagagcagcacaacGGGTGCAGCCCTCTCAGCGTCCGCAGCCACGCCCATCACACAGGTCCCGCTGTCGCAGCCTGTCCAGATCACACCT gagctcctgcagcagcagaatttgaacctgcagcagtTTGTGTTACTCCAGTCGGGGCAGCCGGTCTCCACGCAGCTGCAGCCGGCACAGTTCATCATCTCGCCGGCGACATCCCGCCACCAGG GTGTCCTGCAAGTCCCGACCCTCCTAACTCAGCTACCTCAAAGCGAAGCCAAGGGGTCGCACCCACAGCCGAGTGTTGCCCCAACAGCTCAG CAGGCCACATCAACTCTCACTGTCGCAGCCATGCCCATTCAGCCACGCCCCCTGGTGGTGTCAAAGCCATTGGACACACCCACTTTGGAGGATCCCAGTGACCTGGAGGAGCTCGAGCTGTTTGCCAAGAGCTTCAAGCAGAGGAGGATAAAACTGGGTTTCACTCAG GGAGATGTGGGCCTTGAAATGGGGAAGCTGTACGGGAACGACTTCAGCCAGACGACCATCTCTCGCTTTGAGGCGCTCAACCTGAGCTTCAAGAACATGTGCAAGCTAAAGCCGCTGCTGGAGAAGTGGCTCCACGATGcag AGAACCTGAGCTCAGAGCGCAGCCCCGGAGTGTTGGGTTCGCCTGCCCTGGGTGTCGAGGGCCTGAACCGGCGGCGCAAGAAGCGCACCAGCATTGAAAGCAACATGAGAGTGGCCTTAGAGAAGAGCTTCCGGGAG AACCAGAAACCTACCTCGGAGGACATTGCTGTGATCGCATCTCAGCTGAACATGGAAAGGGAGGTGGTTCGCGTGTGGTTCTGCAATCGGCGCCAGAAGGAGAAGAGGATCAACCCCTCCGGCAGCTGCAGTGCTGACAGTTCGCCGCTCAGAGAAGGCATCCCGCCTTGCTCCCCTCCCTCG GTGTCAGAGaacccagccccaccccccacgagCGCAGTGTCTTTTGGCTCCGCCCCCATAG ACACCACCCGCAGTGCGATGACTGCAAACGCAACGTCCGTCATCTCCGCGAGGACCCCCGGAGTGACAGCGGTCGCCCTCAGCACTTCCCCTGCAGGGGCGGGCCGGTCAGGTGACACGCCCCCGTCAACGAAGGCTCCTTTGACATCAGCCGCCACCGTGGGCAGGGGGCACCTGATGGCGACCGTGCCCAGCCTGTCTGCCTCCCTGCAGAGCTCTGGCTTGGCCACCATGGCGCCAGCCAgcggactgggttctgctctcatTGGAGCAACCCAGTTCCCGGCAGG GGGCACCCTGCTTGCTGTTGCCCCCAGTGGGCTGATGGGGGGTGGGACCCTGGCCACTATCCAAG CGCTGGCATCCAGCAGCTCTCTGCCCATCACGTCTCTGGACCCCGGTGGGAACCTGATGCTGTCCAGCACGCCCGCTGCCCTCCCAAGTCTGCTGCCGGCACCGCTCCTTCTCGGCCCACAGAACCTGTCCCTCCTCACAGGGAGCCTTGTGTCTGCAGGCGGGGCCATGGGAGGGGCCATCACCCTGCAGGTCACCCCCCACAGCACAACCACTGGCGCATCAGTGCCCTCCAGCAGCGCTGTGGTCACCGCATCCAGGACACAGTGA
- the LOC108931952 gene encoding POU domain, class 2, transcription factor 1-like isoform X2 yields the protein MADGDPVTGNESSAKEGRMSSPSEKPESITGNGGGDTATLVNGLDNQRQGVQTTGVVANASAQCKPADTANGTGGSQQGALPQNQLLLAGGQIAGLALNPTQQQLLLQQAQAQLLAAAMQHSAGQQSSTTGAALSASAATPITQVPLSQPVQITPELLQQQNLNLQQFVLLQSGQPVSTQLQPAQFIISPATSRHQGVLQVPTLLTQLPQSEAKGSHPQPSVAPTAQQATSTLTVAAMPIQPRPLVVSKPLDTPTLEDPSDLEELELFAKSFKQRRIKLGFTQGDVGLEMGKLYGNDFSQTTISRFEALNLSFKNMCKLKPLLEKWLHDAENLSSERSPGVLGSPALGVEGLNRRRKKRTSIESNMRVALEKSFRENQKPTSEDIAVIASQLNMEREVVRVWFCNRRQKEKRINPSGSCSADSSPLREGIPPCSPPSVSENPAPPPTSAVSFGSAPIDTTRSAMTANATSVISARTPGVTAVALSTSPAGAGRSGDTPPSTKAPLTSAATVGRGHLMATVPSLSASLQSSGLATMAPASGLGSALIGATQFPAGGTLLAVAPSGLMGGGTLATIQALASSSSLPITSLDPGGNLMLSSTPAALPSLLPAPLLLGPQNLSLLTGSLVSAGGAMGGAITLQVTPHSTTTGASVPSSSAVVTASRTQ from the exons AGGGTAGAATGAGCAGTCCATCAGAAAAACCAGAGAGCATCACAGGAAACGGAGGCGGAGACACAG CAACCCTGGTAAATGGACTGGACAATCAGAGGCAGGGTGTGCAGACCACAGGGGTCGTCGCCAACGCATCTGCACAG TGTAAACCAGCAGACACAGCAAATGGTACAGGCGGCAGCCAACAGGGAGCTCTCCCCCAGAATCAGCTCCTGTTGGCTGGAGGACAGATTGCTGGA CTGGCTCTAAACCCCACACAACAGCAGCTGCTTCTCCAGCAGGCCCAGGCTCAGCTCTTGGCCGCAGCCATGCAGCACTCGGCCGgccagcagagcagcacaacGGGTGCAGCCCTCTCAGCGTCCGCAGCCACGCCCATCACACAGGTCCCGCTGTCGCAGCCTGTCCAGATCACACCT gagctcctgcagcagcagaatttgaacctgcagcagtTTGTGTTACTCCAGTCGGGGCAGCCGGTCTCCACGCAGCTGCAGCCGGCACAGTTCATCATCTCGCCGGCGACATCCCGCCACCAGG GTGTCCTGCAAGTCCCGACCCTCCTAACTCAGCTACCTCAAAGCGAAGCCAAGGGGTCGCACCCACAGCCGAGTGTTGCCCCAACAGCTCAG CAGGCCACATCAACTCTCACTGTCGCAGCCATGCCCATTCAGCCACGCCCCCTGGTGGTGTCAAAGCCATTGGACACACCCACTTTGGAGGATCCCAGTGACCTGGAGGAGCTCGAGCTGTTTGCCAAGAGCTTCAAGCAGAGGAGGATAAAACTGGGTTTCACTCAG GGAGATGTGGGCCTTGAAATGGGGAAGCTGTACGGGAACGACTTCAGCCAGACGACCATCTCTCGCTTTGAGGCGCTCAACCTGAGCTTCAAGAACATGTGCAAGCTAAAGCCGCTGCTGGAGAAGTGGCTCCACGATGcag AGAACCTGAGCTCAGAGCGCAGCCCCGGAGTGTTGGGTTCGCCTGCCCTGGGTGTCGAGGGCCTGAACCGGCGGCGCAAGAAGCGCACCAGCATTGAAAGCAACATGAGAGTGGCCTTAGAGAAGAGCTTCCGGGAG AACCAGAAACCTACCTCGGAGGACATTGCTGTGATCGCATCTCAGCTGAACATGGAAAGGGAGGTGGTTCGCGTGTGGTTCTGCAATCGGCGCCAGAAGGAGAAGAGGATCAACCCCTCCGGCAGCTGCAGTGCTGACAGTTCGCCGCTCAGAGAAGGCATCCCGCCTTGCTCCCCTCCCTCG GTGTCAGAGaacccagccccaccccccacgagCGCAGTGTCTTTTGGCTCCGCCCCCATAG ACACCACCCGCAGTGCGATGACTGCAAACGCAACGTCCGTCATCTCCGCGAGGACCCCCGGAGTGACAGCGGTCGCCCTCAGCACTTCCCCTGCAGGGGCGGGCCGGTCAGGTGACACGCCCCCGTCAACGAAGGCTCCTTTGACATCAGCCGCCACCGTGGGCAGGGGGCACCTGATGGCGACCGTGCCCAGCCTGTCTGCCTCCCTGCAGAGCTCTGGCTTGGCCACCATGGCGCCAGCCAgcggactgggttctgctctcatTGGAGCAACCCAGTTCCCGGCAGG GGGCACCCTGCTTGCTGTTGCCCCCAGTGGGCTGATGGGGGGTGGGACCCTGGCCACTATCCAAG CGCTGGCATCCAGCAGCTCTCTGCCCATCACGTCTCTGGACCCCGGTGGGAACCTGATGCTGTCCAGCACGCCCGCTGCCCTCCCAAGTCTGCTGCCGGCACCGCTCCTTCTCGGCCCACAGAACCTGTCCCTCCTCACAGGGAGCCTTGTGTCTGCAGGCGGGGCCATGGGAGGGGCCATCACCCTGCAGGTCACCCCCCACAGCACAACCACTGGCGCATCAGTGCCCTCCAGCAGCGCTGTGGTCACCGCATCCAGGACACAGTGA
- the LOC108931952 gene encoding POU domain, class 2, transcription factor 1-like isoform X3, with protein MSSPSEKPESITGNGGGDTATLVNGLDNQRQGVQTTGVVANASAQCKPADTANGTGGSQQGALPQNQLLLAGGQIAGLALNPTQQQLLLQQAQAQLLAAAMQHSAGQQSSTTGAALSASAATPITQVPLSQPVQITPELLQQQNLNLQQFVLLQSGQPVSTQLQPAQFIISPATSRHQGVLQVPTLLTQLPQSEAKGSHPQPSVAPTAQQATSTLTVAAMPIQPRPLVVSKPLDTPTLEDPSDLEELELFAKSFKQRRIKLGFTQGDVGLEMGKLYGNDFSQTTISRFEALNLSFKNMCKLKPLLEKWLHDAENLSSERSPGVLGSPALGVEGLNRRRKKRTSIESNMRVALEKSFRENQKPTSEDIAVIASQLNMEREVVRVWFCNRRQKEKRINPSGSCSADSSPLREGIPPCSPPSVSENPAPPPTSAVSFGSAPIDTTRSAMTANATSVISARTPGVTAVALSTSPAGAGRSGDTPPSTKAPLTSAATVGRGHLMATVPSLSASLQSSGLATMAPASGLGSALIGATQFPAGGTLLAVAPSGLMGGGTLATIQALASSSSLPITSLDPGGNLMLSSTPAALPSLLPAPLLLGPQNLSLLTGSLVSAGGAMGGAITLQVTPHSTTTGASVPSSSAVVTASRTQ; from the exons ATGAGCAGTCCATCAGAAAAACCAGAGAGCATCACAGGAAACGGAGGCGGAGACACAG CAACCCTGGTAAATGGACTGGACAATCAGAGGCAGGGTGTGCAGACCACAGGGGTCGTCGCCAACGCATCTGCACAG TGTAAACCAGCAGACACAGCAAATGGTACAGGCGGCAGCCAACAGGGAGCTCTCCCCCAGAATCAGCTCCTGTTGGCTGGAGGACAGATTGCTGGA CTGGCTCTAAACCCCACACAACAGCAGCTGCTTCTCCAGCAGGCCCAGGCTCAGCTCTTGGCCGCAGCCATGCAGCACTCGGCCGgccagcagagcagcacaacGGGTGCAGCCCTCTCAGCGTCCGCAGCCACGCCCATCACACAGGTCCCGCTGTCGCAGCCTGTCCAGATCACACCT gagctcctgcagcagcagaatttgaacctgcagcagtTTGTGTTACTCCAGTCGGGGCAGCCGGTCTCCACGCAGCTGCAGCCGGCACAGTTCATCATCTCGCCGGCGACATCCCGCCACCAGG GTGTCCTGCAAGTCCCGACCCTCCTAACTCAGCTACCTCAAAGCGAAGCCAAGGGGTCGCACCCACAGCCGAGTGTTGCCCCAACAGCTCAG CAGGCCACATCAACTCTCACTGTCGCAGCCATGCCCATTCAGCCACGCCCCCTGGTGGTGTCAAAGCCATTGGACACACCCACTTTGGAGGATCCCAGTGACCTGGAGGAGCTCGAGCTGTTTGCCAAGAGCTTCAAGCAGAGGAGGATAAAACTGGGTTTCACTCAG GGAGATGTGGGCCTTGAAATGGGGAAGCTGTACGGGAACGACTTCAGCCAGACGACCATCTCTCGCTTTGAGGCGCTCAACCTGAGCTTCAAGAACATGTGCAAGCTAAAGCCGCTGCTGGAGAAGTGGCTCCACGATGcag AGAACCTGAGCTCAGAGCGCAGCCCCGGAGTGTTGGGTTCGCCTGCCCTGGGTGTCGAGGGCCTGAACCGGCGGCGCAAGAAGCGCACCAGCATTGAAAGCAACATGAGAGTGGCCTTAGAGAAGAGCTTCCGGGAG AACCAGAAACCTACCTCGGAGGACATTGCTGTGATCGCATCTCAGCTGAACATGGAAAGGGAGGTGGTTCGCGTGTGGTTCTGCAATCGGCGCCAGAAGGAGAAGAGGATCAACCCCTCCGGCAGCTGCAGTGCTGACAGTTCGCCGCTCAGAGAAGGCATCCCGCCTTGCTCCCCTCCCTCG GTGTCAGAGaacccagccccaccccccacgagCGCAGTGTCTTTTGGCTCCGCCCCCATAG ACACCACCCGCAGTGCGATGACTGCAAACGCAACGTCCGTCATCTCCGCGAGGACCCCCGGAGTGACAGCGGTCGCCCTCAGCACTTCCCCTGCAGGGGCGGGCCGGTCAGGTGACACGCCCCCGTCAACGAAGGCTCCTTTGACATCAGCCGCCACCGTGGGCAGGGGGCACCTGATGGCGACCGTGCCCAGCCTGTCTGCCTCCCTGCAGAGCTCTGGCTTGGCCACCATGGCGCCAGCCAgcggactgggttctgctctcatTGGAGCAACCCAGTTCCCGGCAGG GGGCACCCTGCTTGCTGTTGCCCCCAGTGGGCTGATGGGGGGTGGGACCCTGGCCACTATCCAAG CGCTGGCATCCAGCAGCTCTCTGCCCATCACGTCTCTGGACCCCGGTGGGAACCTGATGCTGTCCAGCACGCCCGCTGCCCTCCCAAGTCTGCTGCCGGCACCGCTCCTTCTCGGCCCACAGAACCTGTCCCTCCTCACAGGGAGCCTTGTGTCTGCAGGCGGGGCCATGGGAGGGGCCATCACCCTGCAGGTCACCCCCCACAGCACAACCACTGGCGCATCAGTGCCCTCCAGCAGCGCTGTGGTCACCGCATCCAGGACACAGTGA
- the LOC108931957 gene encoding T-cell surface glycoprotein CD3 zeta chain-like, whose amino-acid sequence MNINDPKFCYALDGVLLLYIVFITVLYLRERFVSSGPGSQEPSLYSELDKAGDQYNHLDWSSVESGNGRRAHKRADDLYTPLKPGSTDTYREIRMKKEVNSKDLVYQDLSRGTKDTPYDSLQLQSLPPQR is encoded by the exons ATGAACATCAACGACCCAAAGTTCTGCTACGCCCTGGATGGGGTCCTACTGCTCTACATCGTCTTCATCACTGTGCTCTACCTGCGAGAAAGG TTCGTCAGTTCCGGTCCCGGGTCCCAGGAACCGTCCCTCTACTCA GAACTGGACAAAGCAGGTGACCAGTACAACCATCTGGACTGGAGCAGCGTGGAGAGCGGCAACGGACGCAGG GCCCACAAGAGAGCCGATGACCTGTACACG CCCCTGAAGCCAGGATCCACAGACACCTACAGGGAGATCCGTATGAAGAAGGAG GTGAACAGTAAGGACCTCGTGTACCAG GACCTGAGCAGAGGCACCAAGGACACACCGTACGACTCCCTGCAGCTGCAGTCACTGCCACCACAGCGTTGA
- the h2af1al gene encoding H2A histone family member 1a like: MVVFFFFFCGVLLGKTMSGRAKKPPAKGKSVVNRSARAGLQFPVGRVARLLRKGHYAARIGTGAAVYLTAVLEYLCAEVLELAGNASRDNKKLRITPRHIQLAVRNDEELNALLGSVTISEGGVLPNIQAQLLPKKTSKGSFQEHEDVQSQEF, encoded by the exons atggtggttttttttttttttttctgtggtgtgTTACTAGGAAAG ACCATGTCTGGTCGTGCCAAGAAGCCCCCGGCTAAGGGTAAAAGTGTGGTGAACCGCTCGGCCAGGGCCGGCCTGCAGTTCCCCGTGGGCCGAGTCGCTCGTCTGCTGCGCAAGGGTCACTACGCGGCCCGTATCGGCACCGGGGCCGCGGTCTACCTGACGGCTGTCCTCGAGTACCTGTGTGCCGAGGTGCTGGAGCTGGCGGGCAACGCGTCGCGGGACAACAAGAAGCTGAGGATCACGCCGCGGCACATCCAGCTGGCGGTGCGCAACGATGAGGAGCTCAACGCCCTGCTGGGGAGCGTCACCATATCGGAGGGAGGCGTCCTGCCCAACATCCAGGCCCAACTGCTGCCCAAGAAGACCTCCAAGGGCTCCTTCCAGGAACATGAGGATGTGCAGTCTCAAGAGTTTTAA
- the LOC108931954 gene encoding transcription factor Dp-1 isoform X2 produces MAKDAGLIEANGELKVFIDQNVSPSKGVLSLVTVHPSITLGKQLLPKTLGPSNVNIAPHMVIGTPQRAAGSSSILVGSPHTPSTQFLPSQQPDSSPWSTGKRGRKGEKNGKGLRHFSMKVCEKVQKKGVTTYNEVADELVAEFSSTDNHISPSDSHVYDQKNIRRRVYDALNVLMAMNIISKEKKEIKWIGLPTNSAQECQNLELERQRRLERIKQKQSQLQELIVQQIAFKNLVQRNRQAEEQSSRPPSPFSIIHLPFIIVNTSKKTVIDCSISSDKFEYLFNFDNTFEIHDDVEVLKRMGMALGLDVGRCSPEDLKVARGLVPKALEPYVTEMAQGSISSVYITGGSSANGGRFHTGSESVDGTAASSSNDSHYSGSRVETPVSCMDDDDEDEDYDENEDED; encoded by the exons ATGGCGAAAGAT GCTGGTCTGATTGAGGCGAATGGAGAGCTGAAGGTTTTCATTGACCAGAACGTGAGTCCCAGCAAAG GGGTTTTGTCTCTTGTCACCGTTCATCCGTCCATCACACTGGGGAAGCAGCTACTGCCCAAAACCCTGGGCCCCTCTAATGTCAACATTGCGCCCCACATG GTGATCGGCACGCCCCAGCGGGCCGCCGGCTCCAGCTCTATCCTCGTGGGCAGCCCTCATACACCCAGCACCCAGTTCCTGCCGAGCCAGCAACCGGACTCCTCGCCCTGGTCCACGGG GAAGAGGGGCAGGAAGGGAGAGAAGAATGGCAAAGGCCTGCGGCACTTCTCCATGAAGGTTTGCGAAAAGGTGCAGAAGAAGGGTGTCACAACGTACAATGAGGTTGCAGATGAACTTGTGGCCGAGTTCAGCTCCACGGACAACCACATCTCGCCCAGTGACTCG CACGTGTACGATCAGAAGAACATCCGGCGACGCGTGTACGATGCCCTCAACGTCCTCATGGCCATGAATATAATCTCTAAAGAGAAGAAGGAGATCAAGTGGATCGGCCTCCCCACAAACTCAGCCCAGGAGTGTCAGAACCTGGAG CTGGAGAGGCAGCGGCGCCTAGAAAGGATCAAGCAGAAACAGTCGCAGCTGCAGGAGCTCATTGTGCAG CAAATTGCCTTCAAGAACCTCGTTCAGCGAAACCGGCAGGCGGAGGAGCAGTCCAGCAGGCCGCCGTCCCCCTTCTCCATCATCCACCTGCCCTTCATCATTGTCAACACCAGCAAGAAGACAGTCATCGACTGCAGCATCTCCAGCGACAA GTTCGAGTACCTGTTCAACTTTGACAACACGTTTGAGATCCACGACGATGTGGAGGTGCTCAAGCGCATGGGCATGGCCCTGGGCCTTGACGTGGGCAGGTGCTCCCCGGAGGACCTGAAGGTGGCGCGCGGCCTGGTACCCAAAGCGCTCGAGCCCTACGTGACAG AAATGGCGCAGGGTTCGATAAGCAGTGTATACATCACAGGAGGCTCTTCGGCCAACGGGGGGCGCTTCCACACGGGCAG TGAAAGTGTTGATGGAACAGCTGCTTCCAGCTCCAACGACTCTCACTACAGCGGCTCCCGAGTTGAGACCCCTGTGTCCTGCATGGATGATGATGACGAGGATGAAGACTACGATGAGAACGAGGATGAAGATTAA
- the LOC108931954 gene encoding transcription factor Dp-1 isoform X1, protein MNAAVHCVPADSGSELPAICVLLQWTDHVLETVSYFVPCASGIFPGVVSILLFELFLSSCSRTACPTCTLHSGFQGEVSLADEIWRPLPSRELCPALTHEGCPPAVLLSIDEAAGHGGKAGLIEANGELKVFIDQNVSPSKGVLSLVTVHPSITLGKQLLPKTLGPSNVNIAPHMVIGTPQRAAGSSSILVGSPHTPSTQFLPSQQPDSSPWSTGKRGRKGEKNGKGLRHFSMKVCEKVQKKGVTTYNEVADELVAEFSSTDNHISPSDSHVYDQKNIRRRVYDALNVLMAMNIISKEKKEIKWIGLPTNSAQECQNLELERQRRLERIKQKQSQLQELIVQQIAFKNLVQRNRQAEEQSSRPPSPFSIIHLPFIIVNTSKKTVIDCSISSDKFEYLFNFDNTFEIHDDVEVLKRMGMALGLDVGRCSPEDLKVARGLVPKALEPYVTEMAQGSISSVYITGGSSANGGRFHTGSESVDGTAASSSNDSHYSGSRVETPVSCMDDDDEDEDYDENEDED, encoded by the exons atgaatgctGCAGTCCACTGTGTTCCGGCTGACTCTGGCTCTGAATTGCCTGCAATATGTGTCTtattgcaatggactgaccATGTCCTGGAGACTGTTTCCTACTTTGTACCCTGTGCTTCAGGGATATTCCCTGGTGTAGTTTCCATTTTGCTGTTTGAACTGTTCTTGAGTTCTTGTTctagaactgcttgtccaactTGTACCCTCCACTCTGGTTTCCAGGGAGAGGTCAGTCTAGCTGATGAGATCTGGAGGCCATTGCCTTCCAGAGAGCTCTGTCCTGCACTGACACATGAAGGTTGTCCTCCTGCTGTTCTCTTGAGCATTGATGAGGCTGCTGGTCATGGTGGGAAG GCTGGTCTGATTGAGGCGAATGGAGAGCTGAAGGTTTTCATTGACCAGAACGTGAGTCCCAGCAAAG GGGTTTTGTCTCTTGTCACCGTTCATCCGTCCATCACACTGGGGAAGCAGCTACTGCCCAAAACCCTGGGCCCCTCTAATGTCAACATTGCGCCCCACATG GTGATCGGCACGCCCCAGCGGGCCGCCGGCTCCAGCTCTATCCTCGTGGGCAGCCCTCATACACCCAGCACCCAGTTCCTGCCGAGCCAGCAACCGGACTCCTCGCCCTGGTCCACGGG GAAGAGGGGCAGGAAGGGAGAGAAGAATGGCAAAGGCCTGCGGCACTTCTCCATGAAGGTTTGCGAAAAGGTGCAGAAGAAGGGTGTCACAACGTACAATGAGGTTGCAGATGAACTTGTGGCCGAGTTCAGCTCCACGGACAACCACATCTCGCCCAGTGACTCG CACGTGTACGATCAGAAGAACATCCGGCGACGCGTGTACGATGCCCTCAACGTCCTCATGGCCATGAATATAATCTCTAAAGAGAAGAAGGAGATCAAGTGGATCGGCCTCCCCACAAACTCAGCCCAGGAGTGTCAGAACCTGGAG CTGGAGAGGCAGCGGCGCCTAGAAAGGATCAAGCAGAAACAGTCGCAGCTGCAGGAGCTCATTGTGCAG CAAATTGCCTTCAAGAACCTCGTTCAGCGAAACCGGCAGGCGGAGGAGCAGTCCAGCAGGCCGCCGTCCCCCTTCTCCATCATCCACCTGCCCTTCATCATTGTCAACACCAGCAAGAAGACAGTCATCGACTGCAGCATCTCCAGCGACAA GTTCGAGTACCTGTTCAACTTTGACAACACGTTTGAGATCCACGACGATGTGGAGGTGCTCAAGCGCATGGGCATGGCCCTGGGCCTTGACGTGGGCAGGTGCTCCCCGGAGGACCTGAAGGTGGCGCGCGGCCTGGTACCCAAAGCGCTCGAGCCCTACGTGACAG AAATGGCGCAGGGTTCGATAAGCAGTGTATACATCACAGGAGGCTCTTCGGCCAACGGGGGGCGCTTCCACACGGGCAG TGAAAGTGTTGATGGAACAGCTGCTTCCAGCTCCAACGACTCTCACTACAGCGGCTCCCGAGTTGAGACCCCTGTGTCCTGCATGGATGATGATGACGAGGATGAAGACTACGATGAGAACGAGGATGAAGATTAA